The following proteins are encoded in a genomic region of Populus trichocarpa isolate Nisqually-1 chromosome 13, P.trichocarpa_v4.1, whole genome shotgun sequence:
- the LOC7481736 gene encoding rapid alkalinization factor, with the protein MARLSSFFLISATVLILMVMGWPSTVQGNGDHHHHHLGWIPTTATTRSSICDKGSLAECMAEEDGEEFGMDTEINRRILATSRYVSYGALQKNNVPCSRRGASYYNCKNGAQANPYSRGCSRITRCRG; encoded by the coding sequence ATGGCAAGGCTGAGCTCTTTTTTCTTGATCTCCGCGACCGTCTTGATCTTGATGGTGATGGGCTGGCCATCCACCGTTCAAGGAAATGgggaccaccaccaccaccacctggGGTGGATTCCGACCACCGCAACCACCAGATCATCAATCTGCGACAAAGGGTCTTTAGCAGAGTGCATGGCTGAGGAGGATGGGGAAGAGTTTGGGATGGACACGGAGATCAACAGGCGCATTTTAGCAACTAGCAGGTACGTCAGCTACGGTGCGCTTCAGAAGAACAATGTTCCTTGCTCTAGGCGTGGTGCTTCTTACTACAATTGCAAGAATGGTGCTCAGGCTAATCCTTACAGTCGTGGATGCAGTCGCATTACAAGGTGCCGgggttga
- the LOC7481737 gene encoding uncharacterized protein LOC7481737 encodes MELSLSGNALKTFARSITCLSRIGNELAIQASPSQLSLHTLHSSRSAYQCITFKASFFDVYTVSGTEVKFSVLLKAICSVLRTPIAGVDHLSVHLPDPDASKVKWTLECFNGIRKSYWITCNVEPDIQHLSLDRRRYPSSLVVRPHDLNRLLANFQSSLQEITIIATERASMASDTENEIGGKAVELRSYIDPTKDNDSSLHTQLWIDPAEEFVQYTHSGDPVDVTFGVKELKAFLSFCEGCEVDIHLYLEKAGEPILMAPKFGLDDGSSSNFDATLVLATMLISQLHEGNPPEPPQATARGEAADGTGSQGQQERCGVNVSEHPSDHTRIWSELSGSAARSGSGGGAEARQAPGERDLNANEQREIQRISTMHISKDTSAGENVAVNPSLGHPVQKGHAKEAQERSETDAHSFSQRHPSNWVDADEDEDDDGDADGNELCVQSTPPYYEEQ; translated from the exons ATGGAGTTGAGTCTCAGCGGAAACGCGCTGAAAACCTTCGCTCGCTCCATCACGTGCCTCTCACGTATCGGCAACGAGCTTGCTATCCAAGCTTCTCCTTCTCAG CTTTCGCTCCACACGCTACATTCATCACGATCTGCGTACCAGTGTATTACATTTAAGGCGAGTTTCTTTGATGTGTATACAGTTTCCGGTACTGAAGTCAAATTCAGTGTGCTTCTGAAG GCGATTTGTTCGGTTCTTAGGACGCCAATTGCAGGTGTTGATCATCTGAGTGTGCATTTGCCTGATCCGGATGCTTCTAAAGTGAAATGGACTTTGGAATGCTTCAATG GTATTAGAAAATCCTATTGGATTACTTGCAATGTTGAGCCGGACATACAACATCTGTCTCTTGACAGGAGAAGATATCCAAGCAGCTTAGTTGTGAGACCTCATGATCTTAACAGACTGCTTGCCAATTTTCAGTCATCACTCCAGGAGATCACCATCATTGCAACAGAACGTGCATCCATGGCTTCTGACACTGAAAATGAAATAGGAGGAAAAGCAGTTGAACTTCGAAGTTACATAGACCCAACCAAGG ACAACGACTCTTCACTGCACACTCAGCTGTGGATAGATCCAGCTGAAGAATTTGTCCAGTATACTCACAGTGGAGACCCCGTGGATGTGACATTTGGTGTGAAGGAACTGAAG gcatttctttctttctgcgAGGGTTGCGAAGTTGATATTCATTTATATCTTGAAAAGGCCGGGGA GCCTATTTTAATGGCACCAAAATTTGGTCTGGATGATGGATCCAGCTCAAACTTCGATGCTACTCTTGTACTTGCAACCATGCTTATATCACAGCTCCATGAAGGAAATCCACCAGAACCTCCACAAGCCACGGCACGTGGTGAGGCTGCAGATGGGACAGGGTCTCAAGGACAACAAGAGAGATGTGGAGTGAATGTATCTGAACATCCATCTGATCACACCAGAATTTGGTCTGAACTTTCAG GAAGTGCAGCAAGAagtggtagtggtggtggtgctgaAGCAAGGCAGGCTCCAGGAGAAAGAGACTTGAATGCTAATGAACAGAGGGAAATCCAAAGGATCAGCACAATGCATATATCCAAAGACACATCTGCTGGAGAAAATGTTGCTGTGAATCCTAGTCT CGGCCATCCTGTGCAAAAAGGTCATGCAAAAGAAGCCCAAG AGAGATCAGAAACTGATGCCCATAGTTTTTCACAACGTCATCCTAGTAACTGGGTGGACGctgatgaggatgaggatgatgatggtgatgcaGATGGAAATGAATTGTGTGTTCAGTCAACACCGCCTTACTATGAAGAACAGTAG
- the LOC7481738 gene encoding 40S ribosomal protein S21-2 encodes MQNEEGQNMDLYIPRKCSATNRLITSKDHASVQINIGHLDASGHYTGQFTTFALCGFVRAQGDADSAVDRLWQKKKTELRQQ; translated from the exons ATGCAGAACGAAGAGGGACAAAACATGGATCTTTACATCCCCAGGAAATG CTCCGCCACAAACAGGCTTATCACCTCTAAGGACCATGCGTCTGTTCAGATTAATATTGGTCATTTGGATGCCAGTGGTCATTACACTGGCCAGTTCACCACTTTTGCGCTATGTGGCTTCGTCCGTGCCCAG GGTGATGCTGACAGTGCCGTGGACAGGCTTTGGCAAAAGAAGAAGACTGAACTCCGCCAGCAGTAA
- the LOC7491030 gene encoding heavy metal-associated isoprenylated plant protein 36: MATEPKTDAKTEAKQEAKTEAKEVVVEGNTEPSLKYKTWVLKVSVHCEGCKRKVKKILDSIDGVFTTDVDLRLQKATVVGDVDADTLIKRLIKKTGKHAELWPEKADNNQKAAMKKGKAKNKDKEKEKEKERDSNEEGGDGENKKEVKVKAEVVKMQDPSPKNSENGGPSKNSEGGGHVVIGNASEGGAVQVKEVKVNEVNAKQPATSPSGVRSPVADKKVGGESEVVAEKIGGGGSVDGSSGAKKKKKKAHKENNSNNNNGDEGEHSGHAPAGTGSPGQGHVQVQIPPPANHIPPRHDHVYDYPATYYAPPVYAVSSNVAYPSTSYGASYHAPQYSYAYMHPGTHPGTISVPPPPDFHPYYSSQTSDSFEPPPPDFHPYYSSQTSDSFEFLSDENPNACSIM, from the exons ATGGCAACAGAACCAAAGACAGACGCCAAAACAGAAGCTAAACAAGAGGCCAAAACAGAGGCTAAAGAAGTGGTAGTAGAAGGAAACACAGAACCATCTCTCAAGTACAAG aCGTGGGTGTTGAAAGTCTCGGTTCATTGTGAAGGGTGCAAGAGGAAAGTCAAGAAGATCCTGGATAGCATAGATG GTGTGTTCACCACAGATGTTGATCTAAGACTACAGAAGGCCACAGTAGTAGGGGATGTTGATGCAGATACTTTAATCAAGAGACTGATAAAAAAGACCGGGAAACATGCAGAGCTGTGGCCTGAAAAAGCTGATAATAATCAGAAAGCAGCAATGAAGAAAggcaaagcaaaaaacaaagacaaggaaaaagagaaagagaaagaaagagacagcAATGAAGAAGGTGGTGATggagaaaataagaaagaagtTAAAGTCAAGGCCGAAGTAGTAAAAATGCAAGACCCTTCTCCTAAAAACAGTGAAAATGGCGGCCCTAGTAAAAATAGTGAAGGTGGCGGTCATGTGGTTATTGGCAACGCAAGTGAAGGTGGTGCTGTTCAAGTCAAGGAAGTAAAGGTTAATGAGGTTAATGCTAAGCAACCTGCCACCTCACCGTCCGGTGTCCGGTCACCGGTGGCTGACAAGAAAGTTGGTGGTGAAAGTGAGGTTGTAGCTGAGAAAATTGGTGGTGGGGGCAGTGTAGATGGTAGCAGTGGtgctaaaaagaagaagaagaaggcacATAAAGAGAATAACAGCAATAATAACAATGGTGATGAGGGTGAACATTCTGGTCACGCACCAGCAGGTACTGGATCACCAGGTCAAGGGCATGTTCAAGTCCAGATCCCACCCCCAGCAAATCACATCCCTCCACGTCACGATCATGTGTATGACTACCCAGCAACTTACTATGCACCCCCAGTGTATGCTGTGAGTAGCAATGTTGCATACCCTAGTACAAGTTATGGTGCCTCATACCATGCCCCACAGTATTCCTATGCGTATATGCATCCCGGCACCCATCCGGGTACAATTAGTGTACCTCCGCCACCTGATTTCCATCCGTACTACTCATCACAGACGTCTGATTCATTTGAACCTCCGCCACCCGATTTCCATCCGTACTACTCATCACAGACGTCTGATTCGTTTGAGTTTCTTAGCGACGAAAACCCTAACGCGTGCTCAATCATGTGA